A stretch of DNA from Leopardus geoffroyi isolate Oge1 chromosome B3, O.geoffroyi_Oge1_pat1.0, whole genome shotgun sequence:
tcaacaccatttattgaagagaatgtttttccccattgtatattcttgcttcctttgtcacagattaattgaccatataagcatgggtctttattctgttccattgatctatgaatctatttttgtgtcagtactgttttgattactacagctttatagtatatcttgaaatctggaattgtgatacctccagctttgttctttctcaagattgctttggctgccTCTGGAAACCTTATTTTtctcctgcttctgtttctgtctaTCCTCTTTGATTTGCCCGAATCAGACCACTAGCTGAATATTAAAGCTACTTCTATCCTtgggtaaactttttttttcttgtttttaatctacCATCAGACTTTGGACTCAGTATGAGATGTGTAGCCtcattggtaaatattttctttagggGTTGTCTGCCCTAAATAGGCTTTGGTGGCCCAAACCatgttcctctttctttcctgcttgaAGCATGCTTCCTGTGGTCCTGTACAGAAAAGAGAGAACTGGCATACCCTAAACTCAATGACTGATTCAGCCTTTGCAGTCTCAGGCTTGCCAACTTTCCCAGGTTCTCCTTGATGACAGGATATTCAGGTTTCCTGTTTCCAAAATCTATCATTATTGGTATCACAgtgttttatatatgaaattacaATACTATCAATAAgtacatttacaaaagaaaaagtagattaGTCCGCTACTAGAGGTCAATGAAGTAGAGATTGGGGTAGGAATTGTCCTACAGTGTAATTGAAGACTCTAAGACCTTCATTTTATTACTGTCAGTATCTAGCtaattagttttttgttgttgttgttgtatatgTCTATAACATCCATAAACCTGTATGTGTTCCAAGACTTAGAAGTCTTAACCTTGGATCCAGGATGGATTTCAGGGTAAAGTCTTTGAGCCCCAAGAATTATTTGTTAAGATAGTATGAATATCCATATGCATACCtttctgtacatttttctaaGAAGATAGTCTGTGACTTTCATTAAAGTTTCAAAGAGTTCAGTGACCCCTAGAAGGGTTAATTAAGAACCTCTGCCATTTAGATTCCATGGCAGTCTTCCATCTTCAGGTAATTTTCCTTCCTGCTGTTCTGATTCACAAGATTTTGCTACATTCTGCTGCTTACTTATCTCTTGGGCTATAAAAAATGATTACCTTTGCCGCAGAAATAAGCTGattgtcttaaaaaaatgattcttaaCAAAAGATGTACATCAGGTTTAATGGGGAgtgtttcaataaaatatattgcctttttccccctctacCCCACACGTTTACCCTAAACCTACAGAATTAGAATTTCTGGAGATGAAacctggaaattttaatttttttaaatattccatagTTTTGGTACATACCCCTGATTATGAACCACTGGAATACAGCGTTGATATGCTTCCAAAGTAAGAATGAGGGACAATGGGAATTTGGAGTTAGGGTGGGGTTACATTTGTGAAAGAACTGGGTGAAGTAGGCCTTAGCACTCTCTTCTGAAGTCTTAGATATACCTTAGTGCTCCTGTATACTCCTGTAGTATACATTATGCCAGACCAACAGTTCCTGAGCTGGGCTAATTTAGGAGCCTCTGCATAACTTAGGAAGAATCAGACCCTCTTTTCTCAACACATGACTAACATAGGCCGTATATTCTGGTATTTGGACTACATACATAGAATTTAACCTACTCTTCCAGCTTGCCTGACTTGGTTTCCTGACTTTGCTTTACAGACAGCAGTGGTCCTTCCAGTACTGTGTCCAGTGCTGGTCCTTCCTCCCCTACTGCAGTGGATGGTAACTGCCATTTTGGCTTCAGTGATCAACCTTCTGTAAGTTCACACATGATTGAAGAACATCAAGGCCTTGGGATGCTCCCTGGGAATGGAGAACAAGAGTTCCCTATTGAAGGGATGCAAGAGCCTATTGAACCAAGCCAGTCTTCACAGGAACCACCTGTGGAAACCAGCCAGCCATGCCAGGAAGTTTCTGAGGAGATCAGTCAGCCATGCCAGGAGGTCCCTGACATCAGCCAGCCATGCCAAGACATCCCTGAAGAGTTCAGCCAGCCATGCCAGGAGGTCCCTGTCATCAGCCAGCCATGCCAGAAGGATCATGATAATGTTAACCAGATATGCCAGGAGGTCCCTCAAATCCACCAGCCATGCCAGAAGGCGAGCCAACTGTGCCAGAAAATCTCTGAGGAAGCTTGCCATCTTTGCCAGGAGAACCCTGAGGAGGTCAGCCGGCCATGCCAGGAGGTCTCTGTGGAGGTTGGCAGGCTGGCCCATGGGTTCCCTGTAGGGGTTGGTGGCCTGGTCCAGGAAATTGGTGTAGAAGTTGGCAAGCCAGCCCAAGAGATCCCTGAGGAGCTCAGCGAGTCATGCCAGTTCTTTGTAGAGGTTGGCAGGCTAATCCAAGAGGCTTCTGCAATCAATCTGTTGTCTCAGGACATTCCTGAGGTAGATAAACCATCTCAAGAGTTTCCTGGGGAGGATGATCTGCAGGTACAGGAGGTCCCTGAGGTTAATCAGCAGTCCTGGGTGGTCCCTGAGGTGACTGACCAGCTGCCTGGAGAGGATATTCCCCAAGCCCAGTATCAATCTAGTGATCCAAACCCTCAGAGCCAGTCTCTAGCCTGTAACCAGCACTCACCCCTTCCACCAGCAACATGTGATTAATCGTGTTCTCATTAGTGGTGTCACACTATACCAGCTATTTGAGCTAGCAACTTTTTCTGTTGGCTAACTCACCTACCAGTGTAAGACCTTGGATCTCACCAGAGGTGTCTGAGGAAGCAGTCCTCTTGGCATGAAGCCAAGAACTGTGCCCGAGCTGGGCTTGGAGGGGAGCCAATTTCATGTTCAAAGCAACCAATGACTCCTCATATGGCCATTAGACTTGAATAGGATTTCCATAAAGGGGTGGGCTGAAGTATCATTACCCAACATCCTCTGAGCATCCCAAGAAATTCCAGATTGTTAAAGGAAATGCCACTTAACTGCTGAAGACACCATCCGGGGACATCAAGTGCAAAAGGGGACTCCCGGGTCTCCGCTTTCTGGGGAAATATTCACAACTTCTCAAGGTACCCTTAGACCATATGTGCATTCAGGAAAATTTTTGTCTTTGCTAGCACTCCTCAGGTGGGCCTAGGATGGCTGTCTGAAatgtctggggaggggggcggaaaGAGAGTCCCTTTCCCAAACAAACATCCATTGTGGCCATTAATCTTTAGATTGGGTTTATGGGTGTTTTATATAACATCGCAAGTTCCCCCTCTGCCCCAGTAGTGTTCCTCTGGGCAATAGCTCTAGGGAAAAATAGGTATTAGATTGCTGTGAAAATTTTAAGAGTAACTACTTAAAATGCCCTGGGGGTTCTTGGCCAATCTGTGAAGCTGGGTCTCCTTTTGTTGTGGGGCTACTTGGCTTAAGAGATGCTGTAGCAGAGAAAATCAGGTTCTATTTTAAGCAATCAGCAGAGATCAATATTGTACAGACATGAggaaagattatatatatttctgtagtaGTGCCAGGGACAGACTGGCCAAAGACCAAACACTCCAGGGTCCCCAAGAGGTTTTTCGTTTTATCGTTATGTCTTTAGGGTCAGGTGTGATTATGAAGCTTTTCCCAAAGATATGGGGATGGGAATGGGCATGGGTAGGAGGAATAATGCAGTCATTGCAGTGGGGTGGCCAGAACATtatgagtgctcaataaatatgaaataataaaaatgttgatggtggtgatgatgtcCTTGTGAATTCAAGTATGAATATGACTATAAATCAATCATGTGTGACTGAATTAATTTGAACCCGTCAAAAGCTGCTATTGTTGAGTGGGAAGGAACTATAAAATAAAGAGatcaggggggtgcctgggtggttcatttggttaagtgaccgactttggctcaggtcctgatctcacagttcgtgggttagagccccgtgtcaggctctgtgctgacagctcagagcctggagcccgcttctgattctgtgtctccctctctctctgcccctcccctgcttgtaatctgcctctctctcactcaaaaataaataaacattttaaaacattaaaagagatcAGGCATCCCAGGAGGGCCCTATGGCAGTCAGCCCACCATcctaaaatgtcttaaaatgagTAGTGTTGTCGGGGACAGAGTTTCTATTTCTGCGAAGCAGCAGTGGGTACTTGCCTTCTCACCAGATCTTTAGATTCACCCTCTTAATTTTCCACTCTGATGATTTGGGGTGAGTGTCAAGGAGGAGTTGATATAAAGGGGTTATGGTCTTTCTTTACCTCCTTGACATTTACACTGAAGAAAGCCCAGCACACTGGGAGGGCTGGAATATCCCCTTCCCCATATATTTACATTAACAACCTGGCCTCTCCTGACATACCTACGACTATAAAGGGTTTCACTGCAAGGGAAAAATCCAGCATTAACTTCATGGAAATTCTAAATGCACAGGTGAGTGCTCATGACAACCTCAATAGGCTCTGGATCTCTTAGGGCTTCTCAACTCTTTGACTCTTTGGTGTTCCCTTATCCAGGGTATCTGATGCTATTCAGTCCTCAGCTCTTGACCCCAAGTCAAGAGTATGCAGATCCCCTTCCCAGACAccctgcccctctcttccctcccccaaaccaAATGTATCTCCCCACCTTAGGCCCCTATTCCTCATACTCTGGCAttctcattttcagaaattatGCTGGCTCCCCATATCTTTTCTACCTTTATCTACCCGATGTTCTCTGGCTTCCCTGGGTCCTGGAGCTGCTTCCAGttatcaaagacatcaaaatcaaTGACAGTgccaggagaagcagagaggtaGAAGCCAAGGTCCAGCAACTAAGCAATGTGTAGAGTCAGAAAAAGCCTAAGCCTCACGACAGCATCTGTAATGAACTTGATTTTATTGTTAGAGTTGGAGGCGGCTCCATTACAGCAGCTGGGAACTATAGCAGGGAagtgtggggaggagcagagcacaGCAGCAAAGGGAGGGTGGGAGCTAGGAAGAACACAGGCCGGCTCATATTATTTTCCACACAGTCATTTGGCAGAGAAGCCGAGCCCTGACGAGTGTCTGGATTTCTCAGTCCAGCGATAGTCTGGCAGGGCTGCTCATTGGCTTGCTTGGGGAGAGGTCCTCTCCTGGGGTGGTTTCTTCAGCCTGTTTTCATCTTACTCAGTAGGAGTTCAGCTTTAGCTcagctttgtctccctcttcccttcctctcattTTCCCCAAGTTCTCTGGCATAGCCTCTACCTCCCAGATCCTCTGTCCAAGAGTTTAGGGCTGGAAAGGCAGCCAGTGTTCCCATTTCAGCTGCAGGATGGCATAGTGGAATGTTGGGGGGAGTCACACATTGCTGGGGTGTCAAATGTTGGGATGTCAGGCAGTGGCTTATTTTTAACCCATTACACACCAGGCCACAGCAGATGACCACATGCAGAGAAGCCAAGCAGGGGATGAAAAGGGATGAGGATAATTGGAATGGGTAGGTGAAAACGTCAAAAGGTCAGGGAGCTTGGAGGAATTCTGGGATTGGGGCTGGGCTCTCCTTGCCCCTCTTGTGCTGCCCAATAGGCCTGGTCTGGGCACAGCTCTGGGATGTGAATGGTATGAAGCAGGGGCTGGGAGGATAAGCAACTTTCTTCTCTCACCAGTCTGTTGGTCAAAAGAGCTTCAAGTTTTGTATTGAGACATTCAGATatggtggggggcagtgggacaGTATAGCAGTGGTTTACCCCTAGACCCCTGCTGGAACCCAGACCCCGGTGGGTAAGGGAATgggagatggaggaaggggcgCAGCTCTGGGTACCTTACTGACAGAATCCTGCCCCAGGTCACATAAATTATTACTGGAAATTCTTCCTTGGGTTGCTAAATAGAGATAAAGAGGTCCCTGGGCTTGGGGATATATGATCTCCCTCCATGAGGGAGGAGGTTGCTGAGacccatccttccttcccacccaatATGAACATTTGGTAGTGTTAGGAGAGGGTGTCACTCCAGAGTTCTCAGGCATCAGATGACCTCCTATCCTAATTTTGTGCCCTCCCTCTATCCAATCCCTGTTGCCTTTGGTTTTGAAAATCCCGTTGGGTATGGATGAGGGGGAGGGACAACCtctcccatttagcccagcccAAATTCCCACAACAAGACATCCCgccctgtctcccccaccccagctcccgtGTCCCTCAACCCCAACGGACTCAGCAATAGCCATTCTCTAAGGGAGCTGGGGAAGCAGATTCCTGGGGAAAGGAGTGTGATTCTTTCAGAACTCAATCTTGCAGGCTGGAAAGGACTCATCTTGCATGACCACGGTGCTGCTGCTAGCCAGGACCAGAACATTCAGTTGTTGCTGCTGCTCATGAGTCTGCTGGTACCATTCACGAGTCACCTCTGTGTCATGGGTAGGGATTAGAGTCACCTAGGAGGGAGACAAGACATGCCTGATGTGACATTATGAAGGGAAGGTAAGTGAGGGGGATGGGGCATCACACCTGATGGTCTAGGAAGTAGTCCCACTGCCCATAGAAAGGGTTCAGTTCTTTTATGAATAGAGACTGTGTTCCACTGAGTAAGCTTTGACCAGACCTCCTCCTTGGCATCCCTTGCCACTCACCTGAAGATTCTCCCCCCATTGGGCCTTGCCCTCCAGCAGGGCATCCAGCACAGCCCGGCTCGGCTCGCCATTGACAGGGTCATTCCCACTGACCACATAGTAGGATGCACGCACTCGACGGAAGAAGTCAAGGTCAGCAGTCTTGCCACTGCAATGATTCGGGATATAGGCGAGATCCACGTATACAGGGGAGCCAGAGCTGCCCTTGGAACCCAAGGCCGCTGTAGAGACAAGCCAGGACTCATTGGAGAGGTAAAGTAGACACTTTTAGCAATCTTCCACAGTTTCTCCTACTCCTGGAGTCTTTGACCAGCCACACCCAACCCCAACCCACAATCTCTAACTTTTCATGTTATACTTACATGATCCTGCCTTGAGTCCATTGACTAGGCCTTTGGACATGGGGCTGTGTCCATCCTTTTCCTCTGCTGGGGTGACTTGGCTTGGAGTGCTGCGTGGTCGGGGTGGGACCCGGGATGCTCGATCTGCAGGCCCTTTACCAGGGGTGGGTGAGCGTTTTCCCCGAAGATCCAGACGCCGGGCAGGAGATGCTGGCTTGCCCCTGCCTGGGGCCCTGCGCCCTACTCTCCCCTGTGCTTTCTCCTTCTCACGTAGTTTTTCTACCCTTCCAGATTCTGAGCTGAGCCCCTCAGGGTCAGCCATGCACACATCAGGGCGAGGAGGGGATGGGCGGGGGTCTGGCTGAGGGATAGGGGGTGGGTCATGGCCAGGCCTGGGATGGTGAGTCCCACTGACCCCTCCAGCTTTGTCCACAGGCAGGAAGTCCCCATCTTCATCTGAGTCAAGAGCTGCCTCAGCTGTGATGGATGGACACTCCTCAGTTTCTGGTGGAACATCAGAATCTGATTGTGAGGAGCCTGAGTCACTGGCTGATGTTGGGGGTGTCTCATCAGCCACAGGGCACGGGCCCCCTGTGGCCCCTGGGCCCCCTGCCCGGCgccgccctcccctccctactAGCCGAGCATCTTCAGTTGAGAGGTCACCTTCATCTGTGGATTGGGGCAGAGGTGGGTTCAGAAAAGATGGGGAGAGTTCCCCTCGGTGGGGCCGGAGCTCAGCAGCACATCCCTGGGGCCCAGCCTCAACCTCAGGGGAGACACTTCTGGGTTGGCCTCCAGAAGCCCCTCCAGGGCACAGTGGCTGCTCTGGGGAAAGAAGTGTGTCAGGTCGGGAACTCCTCTCGGCTCCCTCAGGCCAGGCCCCACGTTCCCAGGCAGGGCAAGTCTCAGCTGCTTCTTTCTCAGCCTtggccagggcagggcctggggggtTGGGGCTGGTTTCAGTTGGGCCATTGGTGGCACAATCCCCAGAGGGACTCTGGAATGGGCTTGGCTTCTTGGTAGGAGCTCCTGTGCATTCCAGGTGGCAGGGCAGAGTGCTGTCATCCATGTCTCCAGGTAAGCTTGGAGCTGGAGCTGGGACCAAGTCCAGTGAAGCTGGGGGTGCTGGGCTCAGAGGAGTGAGGTCCCAGAGACTTTGGGCAGCTGGTTCCATTCCCGAGACCAGCTCTCCAGACCCCCGTTCTGCAGCCTCCAGGCCAGGAGGGAAGCGCTCAGCCACACTTGAAATCACAGGTGTGGTGGCCTCAGAGGAGGAGCCTTCAGACAGGGCTGGTGAAGCAGGTCTTGGCAGactggagaggagaggagccCCAGGAGAGCTGGGTGATGGGAGCTGGGGCAGTGAGGAGTCCAGGCTGGGGGCCTTGGTCACTTCGAGGTACTCATCATGCCGGGCTCTGGTGGGGGGACCcggagccagagccagagctcGGTCCCCAGAGAAGGCAAGGGAGCCACAGGGTGCTGAGCGGGGTTCAGCAGGAGAGGGCAGCTGTGGAGGAGCTGGCTGCAATGAGGAGAAGCCAAAGGCTGAAGCAGGGAAGTCCAGGCTGGGTCGGGCAGGGCCCAGGTGTGAGTCCGAGGGAGGGCTGGTATGTGCCTCACTTTCAGGCCACAACGTAGGGGGCCCTGCAGGGATAGGGTGAGGGGGACTCGGGGACTCGGCCTCTTTCTCTGGCTGTTCCCGTGCTCCCTTCTCCAGCTCTGAGTCACTAGTGCTGTCATCCCAGTGACCCTGGCCTGATTCCTTGGGTGATGGGGTTCTCCTATCTGGGCTACAGCTCAGGATATTACCATTAAGAGAGGGGCTTGGGCCTTTGCTCAGGGGGATAGGAACACGGGGGGGCACTGCAGGTGGGGTGAGGCTGGGCTCCATACCCGGACCCGGCTCAGGCTCTTGCCTAGGGGGTAAAGTGGGTCCCGCCAGGGCTGCATAGCTAAAGGTTGGAGTGTCAGATTGGAGGCTCTTGGGTGAGACAGGAGATGAAAGCTCCTTCTCTGCAGATGGGTTTCGGCCAGCAGCCTCCTCCTTGGCTGAGATGCGTGGGGGCCAGTCCCCAGCTGCCCCAAGCGGAGGCTCTCTAGTGGGGCATGCAGGGCCAAGCCCAGTAAGCATCATCTGCTCATAGATGTCTGCGTACTGGAAACTTCTCTCATCAGGATAGGGTGTGGGCTCTCTCTGCTCAGGTTCTATCTCTTCGGGCTCCTTGGTGGGATGGCTTTCACTGGCCTCTGGAACCTTTGAGCTTTGAGGGCTGCTgccaggagccccagccccaccttctTCTTCTGTCTGCCCTTCGGCCTTGCGGTAGTCCTTCCCCAAGGGAGAGTATGGCCCACCTTCCAACTCAGCTGCTGCCTCCTGTGCTGCAGCCACCACACTGTCATACTCAGTGGTGCCCCAGGAGAAGGGTGCAGGAGTGTGTGGTTCTGGGGCAGGCGTGGGGGGAgctggagctggggagaggggtgcagggggcaggggtctgTCCTTGGGCACCCATGGTGGGATGTCAGCCAGCCATGAGGGGGTGGTGGGTTCGTTCCTCATGGGTAGCATGGGCTCAGGCTCTGGGATAGGGCTTTCTTGTCCAGGAGCTGGAGGAACCCTCTGTCCAACCACCTCaggtggggaggctggaggagagatGATTTCAAAAGGGGAACGGGTCAGCTTGTCTTCTTCCTCTGGAGGCAGCCCAACTGGTGACTCAGCAAGCCAGCGCTCCACCTCCAGTCCCTTCTGTGGTGAGGGCTCCTGAAAACCCTTGAAGTCTGAGGCCCAGGGGCTCTGAGGCGTGTGCTCCAGTGGGGGCACTTCTTGTTCATCATCTGGCCCCTCATCAAGGAAAGTGCTCTCCCGCTCTTCTGTGTACCGTGGCCGGGCCCCCTGGCCATCCAGCTCATGAGGGAACCAGACCTTACGCTCACAGCTCAGCTCCCTCCAGTATGTGTCCTGTTCCAGGGCCacatcctctctgcccctccagtacCTGTCCTCCTGCTCAGGAGATGTGTCCTCCCATGTCCGGGCAGGCTCTTTCTGTTCTCCAACTGGCTCATCTCTGGAGGGAGATGTTTCTTGCCACTCCTGTACCACATCCTGCTCCTTCCAGTACTTCTCTCCCTGATCCGGGGCCTTGTCCTCATGCACTGGGCTCTCTTCCAGCCCCAGAACTTTGGTCTTCTCCGGCAGAGCTTCTTCTTCCTGTTGCACAGCCTTAACTTTTTCTGGAGATTTTTCCTCTAGGATCTTCTCCTTTGGTTTCATGGTTTTATcctcctgcactgggctctcctGCTCCTGAGTTTTGTCCTTCTCTTCCAGAGCCTTATCTTTCTGTTCAGTGGCCTTATTGCTTTGTTCCAGGGCTTCATCCTTCTGTCCTAAGGCCCAGTACTTTTGTTCTAAGGCCTCATCCTTCTTTTCCAAGGCCTCCTCCTTCTGTTCTTGGGCCTTGCCTTTTTGTTCTGAGTCTATGTCTTTTTGTTCTAAGGCCTTATCCTTCTGTCCATGGGCCTTGTCCTTCTGCTCAGGGACTTCGTCTGTCTGTCCTAAGGCCTTGCCCTTCAGTTCAGGGACCTTGTCCTCTGGAGCCCTGTCTTTATGCTCAACGTCTCTGGCTTTTTGTTCTAAGGTTTCACCTTTTTCTTCTGGGATCTTGTCCTCCTGTTCCAGAACCTTGTCTTTTTGTTCTaagtctttgtcttttgattccAGGGCCTTGTCCCTCTGTTCCAGGGCTATGTCCCTTTGTtctaagtctctgcctttttgttctaaaGCTTTATCCTGCTGCTCTACAGCCTTAGTCTTCTCTTCCAGAGCCTTATCTTTCTGGCCAATGGCTGTATCCTTTTGCTGTACAATGTCATCCTTCTGCTCCAGAATTTTGTCCTGCTGTAAGACTTCATCTTTTGGTTCAGGTCCCTTGTCCCTCTGCTCTGGGGTTCTGTCTTTCAACTCTGGAACTTTACCTTCCCACTCCATGGCAATGCTCTCCATGGCAGGGCTTGGCAAAGACTCAGGACTCTTGGTGAGGGAGCTGTCAGGTGTCAGAATGTGTTCACCAGGGCTTATGATCACACCAGGTGAGTGCTTCTCATCTCCCAACAATGTAGAGTGAGAGAAGGAGCTGGTAGGTAACTTTCCATCAGGGCTCTTATCTGTGATGTCTGCCAGTACAGAGTAACCAGTGGTCCCATCTGTGGGAGGTGACAGTGTGGCTGCACAGGGTTCTGGAATAGATGTATGCACTAGGTGCTGAGAGGTGTCCTCAGCCTGTATCAGAggccccttttcttcctttccaagacTTAGTTCCCCAAACTGGAGGGTGCCAAGGCTTTCTGGAGAGAGCTGCTTAGAAGAGATATCCAGAGAGGTCTCCTTGCTGGGACTCTcttctgagagagaaagtg
This window harbors:
- the MAP1A gene encoding microtubule-associated protein 1A isoform X1, with protein sequence METEAGPGRPSGVAMETSPGLGLRSPGAPLAQNPAEPLCEAGAAVAAARWDLRKHSLLIVIGDIGTESQLRAVRAHLEQGILSWNIDLSSFDLNQQLRLFITRHLAHFSSEVKGQRTLCHQSEILETVILVNPSADSISSEVHHLLSSQSAHKLLILSGQSLEPGGDLILQSGTYSYQNFAQVLHNPEIAQLLSNRDPGIQAFLTVSCLGEGDWSHLGLSSSQETLHLRLNPEPTLPTMDGVAEFSEYVSETVDVPSPFDLLEPPTSGGFLKLSKPCCYIFPGGRGDSALFAVNGFNILVDGGSDRKSCFWKLVRHLDRIDSVLLTHIGADNLPGINGLLQRKVAELEEEQSQGSSSYSDWVKNLISPELGVVFFNVPDKLRLPDASRKAKRSIEEACLTLQHLNRLGIQAEPLYRVVSNTIEPLTLFHKMGVGRLDMYVLNPVKDSKEMQFLMQKWAGNSKAKTGIVLANGKEAEISVPYLTSITALVVWLPANPTEKIVRVLFPGNAPQNKILEGLEKLRHLDFLRYPVATQKDLASGAVPANLKPSKIKQRADSKESLKATAKTAVSKLAKREEVAEEGAKEARSELAKELAKTEKKVKESSEKPPEKPTKPERVRTESSEALKAEKRKLIKDKVGKKHLKEKISKLEEKKDKEKKEIKKERKELKKDEGRKEEKKDAKKEEKRKDTKPEVKKISKPDLKPFTPEVRKTLYKAKAPSRAKVDKSRAARGEKELSSEPRTPPAQKGAVPPPTVSGHRELALSSPEDLTQDFEEMKREERGLLAEQRDLGLGEKPLPPDTAEEGPPSTTGQEIPPSVPRLEQEEPMMKEKEIVPDIPEEQGSKDRGPDSGAETEEEKDTWEEKKQKEAERLPDKIEAREESEPEVKEDVIEKAELEEMEEVHPSDEEEEEETKAEGFYQKHMQEALKATPRIREALGGREVGLQGKAPEKETSSFLSSLATPAGATEHVSYIQDETIPGYSETEQTISDEEIHDEPEERPAPPRFPTSTYDLPEPEGPGPFEASQPTDSVVPVTSSKGYGAAETELTYPPNMVAAPLAEEEHVSSATSITECDKLSSFATSVAEDQSVASLTAPQTEETGKSSLLLDTVTSIPSSRTEATQGLDYVPSAGTISPTSSLEEDKGFKSPPCEDFSVTGESEKKGEIVGRGLPGERAVEEEEEEITNVEISEKLPSQFGTPVFGVPGHTLHQGEPVLGEVEERCLSPDDSTVKMASPPPSGPPSATHTPFHQSPVEEKSEPQDFQEAGSWGGTRSTPGMGKEDAAEEIVKTGPEEVTLEEGKVPPPRSPHAQEAPVSIVGEHTGCTIQLLPEQDKAIVFETVEAGEPTGPILGTEALSRDLRTSLQESSETQKDGVLQFPDQSLSPEDAESVSILSVVSPDTANQEAIPRSPCGLTEQHLHKDLWPEVSPENTQSLSLSEESPSKETSLDISSKQLSPESLGTLQFGELSLGKEEKGPLIQAEDTSQHLVHTSIPEPCAATLSPPTDGTTGYSVLADITDKSPDGKLPTSSFSHSTLLGDEKHSPGVIISPGEHILTPDSSLTKSPESLPSPAMESIAMEWEGKVPELKDRTPEQRDKGPEPKDEVLQQDKILEQKDDIVQQKDTAIGQKDKALEEKTKAVEQQDKALEQKGRDLEQRDIALEQRDKALESKDKDLEQKDKVLEQEDKIPEEKGETLEQKARDVEHKDRAPEDKVPELKGKALGQTDEVPEQKDKAHGQKDKALEQKDIDSEQKGKAQEQKEEALEKKDEALEQKYWALGQKDEALEQSNKATEQKDKALEEKDKTQEQESPVQEDKTMKPKEKILEEKSPEKVKAVQQEEEALPEKTKVLGLEESPVHEDKAPDQGEKYWKEQDVVQEWQETSPSRDEPVGEQKEPARTWEDTSPEQEDRYWRGREDVALEQDTYWRELSCERKVWFPHELDGQGARPRYTEERESTFLDEGPDDEQEVPPLEHTPQSPWASDFKGFQEPSPQKGLEVERWLAESPVGLPPEEEDKLTRSPFEIISPPASPPEVVGQRVPPAPGQESPIPEPEPMLPMRNEPTTPSWLADIPPWVPKDRPLPPAPLSPAPAPPTPAPEPHTPAPFSWGTTEYDSVVAAAQEAAAELEGGPYSPLGKDYRKAEGQTEEEGGAGAPGSSPQSSKVPEASESHPTKEPEEIEPEQREPTPYPDERSFQYADIYEQMMLTGLGPACPTREPPLGAAGDWPPRISAKEEAAGRNPSAEKELSSPVSPKSLQSDTPTFSYAALAGPTLPPRQEPEPGPGMEPSLTPPAVPPRVPIPLSKGPSPSLNGNILSCSPDRRTPSPKESGQGHWDDSTSDSELEKGAREQPEKEAESPSPPHPIPAGPPTLWPESEAHTSPPSDSHLGPARPSLDFPASAFGFSSLQPAPPQLPSPAEPRSAPCGSLAFSGDRALALAPGPPTRARHDEYLEVTKAPSLDSSLPQLPSPSSPGAPLLSSLPRPASPALSEGSSSEATTPVISSVAERFPPGLEAAERGSGELVSGMEPAAQSLWDLTPLSPAPPASLDLVPAPAPSLPGDMDDSTLPCHLECTGAPTKKPSPFQSPSGDCATNGPTETSPNPPGPALAKAEKEAAETCPAWERGAWPEGAERSSRPDTLLSPEQPLCPGGASGGQPRSVSPEVEAGPQGCAAELRPHRGELSPSFLNPPLPQSTDEGDLSTEDARLVGRGGRRRAGGPGATGGPCPVADETPPTSASDSGSSQSDSDVPPETEECPSITAEAALDSDEDGDFLPVDKAGGVSGTHHPRPGHDPPPIPQPDPRPSPPRPDVCMADPEGLSSESGRVEKLREKEKAQGRVGRRAPGRGKPASPARRLDLRGKRSPTPGKGPADRASRVPPRPRSTPSQVTPAEEKDGHSPMSKGLVNGLKAGSSALGSKGSSGSPVYVDLAYIPNHCSGKTADLDFFRRVRASYYVVSGNDPVNGEPSRAVLDALLEGKAQWGENLQVTLIPTHDTEVTREWYQQTHEQQQQLNVLVLASSSTVVMQDESFPACKIEF